The Bombus huntii isolate Logan2020A chromosome 1, iyBomHunt1.1, whole genome shotgun sequence genome contains a region encoding:
- the LOC126878035 gene encoding putative uncharacterized protein DDB_G0272516 isoform X3 has product MATIEERFCRDDGDCSDKQYCYHVSERCVDYTQCNRYNRLENHEKKSRDPSQCGPCLTGYNAEKLGTGEMALFCRKTNAQQDIPVKLDNTMIIYSVIGTFLFGIIAVFGIFLFIRRRSKRQRNMVKPHAELGMMEPTAPPLENSPFIRCKEASSPVPFNNNKILKDKNDLVRAVGFVPPSWVRTNSNYEYDMSNDNIDAIGQQHPVSEPTDNRSNNLMLERLAHEVTNGNLAGYEIEQADNSLNTILVQANNPSSSNDSTQENNNNNNNNGSTSDSSNAQNNRENIRISNILISQKISMNVNLLNDDC; this is encoded by the exons ATg GCTACGATAGAGGAAAGATTTTGTCGTGATGATGGTGACTGTTCCGATAAACAATACTGCTATCATGTATCGGAACGGTGCGTTGATTATACCCAATGTAACAGGTATAATAGACTGGAAAATCATGAAAAAAAATCACGGGACCCCTCTCAATGCGGCCCCTGCCTGACTGG CTACAACGCCGAAAAACTTGGTACAGGAGAAATGGCATTATTTTGTAGAAAAACTAACGCTCAACAAGATATACCCG TAAAACTGGACAACACTATGATTATCTACTCAGTAATTGGAACATTCCTATTTGGTATAATAGCTGTTTTTGgtatatttcttttcataagaC GAAGATCAAAGCGGCAAAGAAATATGGTAAAACCGCACGCTGAACTTGGCATGATGGAACCGACTGCCCCGCCATTGGAAAATA GTCCTTTCATTAGATGCAAAGAAGCGTCATCTCCTGTACCAttcaacaataataaaattttgaagGATAAGAATGATCTTGTGCGTGCAGTAGGTTTCGTACCTCCGAGTTGGGTTCGTACGAATTCTAATTATGAATATGATATGAGTAATGATAACATAGATGCAATAGGACAACAACATCCTGTGTCTGAACCAACTGATAATCGATCTAATAATTTGATGCTAGA GCGACTAGCACATGAAGTTACAAATGGAAATTTAGCAGGATATGAAATCGAACAAGCGGATAATAGTTTGAACACCATTTTAGTTCAAGCAAATAATCCTTCTTCATCTAACGACTCGACtcaagaaaataataataacaataataataatggtTCAACATCAGATTCAAGTAATGCTCAAAACAATAGAGAAAATATACGGATATCAAACATTTTGATTTCTCAAAAAATATCTATGAACGTGAATCTATTGAATGACGATTGTTGA
- the LOC126878035 gene encoding putative uncharacterized protein DDB_G0272516 isoform X2 gives MATIEERFCRDDGDCSDKQYCYHVSERCVDYTQCNRYNRLENHEKKSRDPSQCGPCLTGYNAEKLGTGEMALFCRKTNAQQDIPVVKLDNTMIIYSVIGTFLFGIIAVFGIFLFIRRRSKRQRNMVKPHAELGMMEPTAPPLENSPFIRCKEASSPVPFNNNKILKDKNDLVRAVGFVPPSWVRTNSNYEYDMSNDNIDAIGQQHPVSEPTDNRSNNLMLERLAHEVTNGNLAGYEIEQADNSLNTILVQANNPSSSNDSTQENNNNNNNNGSTSDSSNAQNNRENIRISNILISQKISMNVNLLNDDC, from the exons ATg GCTACGATAGAGGAAAGATTTTGTCGTGATGATGGTGACTGTTCCGATAAACAATACTGCTATCATGTATCGGAACGGTGCGTTGATTATACCCAATGTAACAGGTATAATAGACTGGAAAATCATGAAAAAAAATCACGGGACCCCTCTCAATGCGGCCCCTGCCTGACTGG CTACAACGCCGAAAAACTTGGTACAGGAGAAATGGCATTATTTTGTAGAAAAACTAACGCTCAACAAGATATACCCG TAGTAAAACTGGACAACACTATGATTATCTACTCAGTAATTGGAACATTCCTATTTGGTATAATAGCTGTTTTTGgtatatttcttttcataagaC GAAGATCAAAGCGGCAAAGAAATATGGTAAAACCGCACGCTGAACTTGGCATGATGGAACCGACTGCCCCGCCATTGGAAAATA GTCCTTTCATTAGATGCAAAGAAGCGTCATCTCCTGTACCAttcaacaataataaaattttgaagGATAAGAATGATCTTGTGCGTGCAGTAGGTTTCGTACCTCCGAGTTGGGTTCGTACGAATTCTAATTATGAATATGATATGAGTAATGATAACATAGATGCAATAGGACAACAACATCCTGTGTCTGAACCAACTGATAATCGATCTAATAATTTGATGCTAGA GCGACTAGCACATGAAGTTACAAATGGAAATTTAGCAGGATATGAAATCGAACAAGCGGATAATAGTTTGAACACCATTTTAGTTCAAGCAAATAATCCTTCTTCATCTAACGACTCGACtcaagaaaataataataacaataataataatggtTCAACATCAGATTCAAGTAATGCTCAAAACAATAGAGAAAATATACGGATATCAAACATTTTGATTTCTCAAAAAATATCTATGAACGTGAATCTATTGAATGACGATTGTTGA
- the LOC126878106 gene encoding histone chaperone asf1 produces the protein MAKVQLANVAVLDNPSPFLNPFQFEVTFECIEELKEDLEWKMIYVGSAESEEFDQVLDTIYVGPIPEGRHMFIFQADPPDVSRIPVNDALGVTVVLLTCSYRGHEFVRVGYFINNEYTDAELRENPPPQPQFDKVQRNILGDKPRVTRFKINWDDGASTATNNVPEGMDAQSLEETSQDAPTSTLGFTENTHNSMEVM, from the exons ATGGCCAAAGTTCAGTTAGCAAATGTAGCCGTTCTCGATAATCCTTCACCGTTCCTCAATCCATTTCAGTTCGAAGTTACTTTTGAATGTATCGAAGAACTAAAAGAAG ATTTAGAATGGAAAATGATCTATGTCGGAAGTGCAGAATCCGAAGAATTCGACCAGGTTTTAGACACAATTTATGTTGGGCCAATTCCTGAAGGAAGGCATATGTTCATTTTTCAG GCTGATCCCCCTGATGTCAGTAGAATTCCAGTAAATGATGCTTTAGGAGTCACAGTTGTTTTGTTAACTTGTTCATATAGGGGACATGAATTTGTGCGTGTTGGTTACTTTATAAATAATGAGTACACAGACGCAGAACTTAGAGAAAATCCACCACCACAACCTCAGTTTGATAAAGTACAAAGAAATATCTTAGGGGATAAACCACGTGTTACTAGATTCAAAATAAACTGGGATGATGGAGCAAGTACGGCAACAAACAATGTACCAGAAGGCATGGATGCACAATCATTAGAAGAGACATCACAGGATGCACCAACATCTACATTGGGTTTTACAGAAAATACACACAATAGTATGGAAGTGATGTGA
- the LOC126878035 gene encoding putative uncharacterized protein DDB_G0272516 isoform X1, with amino-acid sequence MATIEERFCRDDGDCSDKQYCYHVSERCVDYTQCNRYNRLENHEKKSRDPSQCGPCLTGYNAEKLGTGEMALFCRKTNAQQDIPEVVKLDNTMIIYSVIGTFLFGIIAVFGIFLFIRRRSKRQRNMVKPHAELGMMEPTAPPLENSPFIRCKEASSPVPFNNNKILKDKNDLVRAVGFVPPSWVRTNSNYEYDMSNDNIDAIGQQHPVSEPTDNRSNNLMLERLAHEVTNGNLAGYEIEQADNSLNTILVQANNPSSSNDSTQENNNNNNNNGSTSDSSNAQNNRENIRISNILISQKISMNVNLLNDDC; translated from the exons ATg GCTACGATAGAGGAAAGATTTTGTCGTGATGATGGTGACTGTTCCGATAAACAATACTGCTATCATGTATCGGAACGGTGCGTTGATTATACCCAATGTAACAGGTATAATAGACTGGAAAATCATGAAAAAAAATCACGGGACCCCTCTCAATGCGGCCCCTGCCTGACTGG CTACAACGCCGAAAAACTTGGTACAGGAGAAATGGCATTATTTTGTAGAAAAACTAACGCTCAACAAGATATACCCG AAGTAGTAAAACTGGACAACACTATGATTATCTACTCAGTAATTGGAACATTCCTATTTGGTATAATAGCTGTTTTTGgtatatttcttttcataagaC GAAGATCAAAGCGGCAAAGAAATATGGTAAAACCGCACGCTGAACTTGGCATGATGGAACCGACTGCCCCGCCATTGGAAAATA GTCCTTTCATTAGATGCAAAGAAGCGTCATCTCCTGTACCAttcaacaataataaaattttgaagGATAAGAATGATCTTGTGCGTGCAGTAGGTTTCGTACCTCCGAGTTGGGTTCGTACGAATTCTAATTATGAATATGATATGAGTAATGATAACATAGATGCAATAGGACAACAACATCCTGTGTCTGAACCAACTGATAATCGATCTAATAATTTGATGCTAGA GCGACTAGCACATGAAGTTACAAATGGAAATTTAGCAGGATATGAAATCGAACAAGCGGATAATAGTTTGAACACCATTTTAGTTCAAGCAAATAATCCTTCTTCATCTAACGACTCGACtcaagaaaataataataacaataataataatggtTCAACATCAGATTCAAGTAATGCTCAAAACAATAGAGAAAATATACGGATATCAAACATTTTGATTTCTCAAAAAATATCTATGAACGTGAATCTATTGAATGACGATTGTTGA